A window from Flavobacterium sp. 83 encodes these proteins:
- a CDS encoding murein hydrolase activator EnvC, with the protein MTSLLWSQETQQEKLEERKAQIQKEIRENEKLLQTVKKKEKTAVNVIVIQSNKIKLKEKLINTTEKQKKLLGNDMYINQIKINKLKKELVILKEDYAEMIVKSYKSRSEESRAMFLLSSENFLQAYKRAQYMKQYTNYRKMQGEEIKTKTGELVVYNGKLNVQKTAKQKLIAENEKERLSLEKERQEQEKLVQSIKKDKSKILAEIKKKQQESRQIDRQIDRLIRQAIAEANRKAAMERAMEKAKAESLAASKTETKSEIKTRAKEIVSTSSVSSSKIELTAETKLIADNFRANRGKLPWPVEKGFVSLGYGDQAHPVYKTLVIHNSGVEITTDAGSSARAVFGGEVTSVIVLSPINKAVMVQHGDFFTVYQNLSSVFVNKGDKVSTKQSLGKVRTNSDGKTIIKFLILQNTTYNNPQSWLYNM; encoded by the coding sequence ATGACTTCATTACTATGGAGTCAGGAAACACAACAAGAAAAATTAGAAGAACGAAAAGCCCAGATTCAAAAAGAAATTCGCGAAAATGAAAAGCTATTACAAACCGTAAAGAAAAAAGAAAAAACGGCTGTAAATGTAATTGTTATTCAAAGCAATAAGATAAAGCTTAAAGAAAAACTGATCAATACTACTGAAAAGCAAAAGAAGCTTTTGGGGAATGACATGTATATTAATCAGATAAAAATTAATAAACTCAAAAAAGAACTGGTAATCCTAAAGGAGGATTATGCTGAGATGATTGTAAAGTCCTATAAAAGCCGTTCAGAGGAAAGCAGAGCAATGTTCTTATTATCGTCGGAGAATTTCTTACAAGCGTATAAAAGAGCTCAGTATATGAAGCAGTATACGAATTACAGAAAAATGCAAGGCGAAGAAATAAAGACGAAAACGGGAGAACTTGTCGTTTATAATGGAAAGCTAAATGTACAAAAAACTGCCAAACAAAAACTTATTGCTGAAAATGAAAAAGAACGTTTGTCACTAGAAAAAGAAAGACAAGAGCAAGAAAAATTAGTCCAATCCATTAAGAAAGATAAAAGCAAGATTCTTGCTGAAATCAAGAAAAAACAGCAAGAGTCGAGACAAATTGACAGGCAAATTGATCGATTAATTCGTCAGGCAATTGCTGAAGCCAATAGAAAAGCGGCGATGGAAAGGGCAATGGAAAAAGCAAAAGCGGAATCGCTGGCCGCATCAAAAACAGAAACTAAATCCGAAATAAAAACAAGAGCTAAAGAAATTGTTTCTACGTCTTCAGTTTCTTCATCAAAAATAGAACTAACAGCAGAAACCAAATTAATTGCTGATAACTTTAGAGCCAACAGAGGGAAGTTGCCTTGGCCTGTAGAAAAAGGATTTGTGTCATTAGGATATGGAGATCAGGCGCATCCTGTTTATAAAACCTTAGTTATTCATAATAGTGGAGTGGAGATTACAACTGATGCTGGGTCTAGTGCAAGAGCCGTTTTTGGGGGCGAAGTAACCAGCGTTATTGTTTTGTCTCCAATAAATAAAGCAGTGATGGTGCAGCACGGGGATTTCTTTACGGTATATCAAAATTTAAGTTCTGTGTTTGTCAATAAAGGAGATAAAGTAAGTACAAAACAAAGCCTAGGAAAAGTAAGGACAAATAGTGATGGTAAAACGATAATCAAATTTTTAATTCTTCAAAACACTACGTATAACAATCCTCAAAGTTGGTTGTATAATATGTAA
- a CDS encoding transglutaminase family protein, with translation MAIFKIVHITKYQYNWPIKESINEIRLFPHHFDNQDVLQYQLLITNNPVVEISQDYFGNRVGNFNTLEAHTEMTIESQMVVRVNHSLKIPEIDDIKVMDLAKEKEKSILLLRLCYPEIIKKQNEILAILDEINCVDKPIIEIAQQCNEYIFNNFKYTKGITTIETTIDEILEIRKGVCQDFAHLLLQLLRTAGIPSRYVSGYICPNESGLRGEGATHAWVEIYTPTQGWLGLDPTNNIWTMDNHVKLSVGRNFYDCTLVKGTFKGLSRQTLSVSVSIGYEDGRQFEDINDVQLEEVSIELQEQLDHIEQLQQKQQQQ, from the coding sequence ATGGCAATTTTCAAAATAGTTCACATCACAAAATACCAATACAATTGGCCCATAAAAGAAAGTATAAATGAAATTCGTTTATTCCCGCACCATTTTGACAACCAAGATGTACTTCAATACCAACTTTTAATTACGAATAATCCGGTAGTGGAAATCTCTCAGGATTACTTCGGAAATCGTGTTGGTAACTTTAATACTTTGGAAGCTCACACTGAAATGACTATAGAATCTCAAATGGTGGTACGTGTAAATCATTCGCTGAAAATACCAGAAATAGATGATATTAAGGTAATGGATTTGGCAAAAGAAAAAGAGAAAAGCATTCTTTTACTTCGGCTTTGTTATCCAGAAATCATCAAAAAGCAAAATGAAATCCTTGCAATTCTGGATGAAATAAACTGTGTTGACAAACCCATTATAGAAATTGCGCAACAATGCAATGAATATATTTTCAACAATTTTAAGTACACTAAAGGAATCACCACTATTGAAACCACTATCGATGAAATTTTAGAAATTAGAAAAGGTGTTTGCCAAGACTTTGCACATTTACTATTACAACTCTTACGTACGGCAGGAATACCATCGCGCTATGTGAGCGGATACATTTGCCCTAACGAAAGCGGCCTAAGGGGAGAAGGCGCAACACACGCCTGGGTAGAAATTTACACGCCAACACAAGGCTGGCTTGGTCTAGATCCTACAAATAACATCTGGACAATGGACAATCACGTAAAACTTTCAGTAGGTCGTAATTTCTATGATTGTACCTTAGTAAAAGGAACTTTCAAAGGACTTTCCAGACAAACACTTTCCGTATCCGTTTCAATTGGCTACGAAGACGGAAGACAATTTGAAGATATAAATGATGTACAACTCGAAGAAGTTTCTATAGAACTCCAAGAACAATTGGATCATATTGAGCAACTGCAGCAAAAACAACAGCAACAATAA
- a CDS encoding alpha-E domain-containing protein, with amino-acid sequence MKANMLSRVAHGMFWLNRYMERTDGMLLTLNTFYILSFDTETNDAKGYKPLLDYYTDLPIKQINEVQYDTNYVLKYIICDSQNQNSVKNLVNKARENARGSQDKITKELWEHINSLYHFMNSPDLPKKLETSDASNIISKLNKDFLLYNGILQVTMPRGLGWCFSSIGKHIERCLQTISLTQAYYAPIQYNLDGDEDLLYWRRLLLSLSGYEFYLKSYSNIPHNRKVVQHVIFNRDFAHSVIYTLELIDTYLNNLFKDNNLSEARTLHNQFGRLKSSIEFTDYHNLTNKELEDVLNNTRTKLIQFSTDFSKLFFS; translated from the coding sequence ATGAAAGCAAATATGCTAAGCCGAGTTGCACACGGAATGTTTTGGCTCAACCGATACATGGAAAGAACAGATGGAATGTTACTTACCCTAAACACCTTTTATATATTGTCATTTGACACGGAAACGAATGATGCTAAAGGTTACAAACCTTTATTGGATTACTATACTGATTTACCCATAAAACAAATAAATGAAGTACAATATGACACAAATTATGTTCTAAAGTATATCATTTGCGATAGTCAAAACCAGAATTCAGTAAAGAATCTCGTTAACAAAGCACGAGAAAATGCAAGAGGTTCTCAAGATAAAATTACAAAAGAACTTTGGGAACATATCAATTCTTTGTATCACTTCATGAATTCACCCGATTTACCAAAAAAATTAGAAACTTCTGATGCGAGTAATATTATCTCAAAACTCAATAAAGATTTCTTACTTTATAATGGAATTCTTCAGGTGACAATGCCTAGAGGATTGGGTTGGTGTTTTTCAAGTATTGGTAAACATATAGAAAGATGTCTGCAAACTATCTCCCTAACCCAAGCCTACTACGCCCCTATTCAATACAATCTAGATGGAGATGAAGATTTATTATATTGGAGAAGATTATTACTTTCTCTTTCTGGCTACGAATTCTATTTAAAAAGCTACAGTAATATTCCTCACAATCGCAAAGTAGTGCAGCACGTTATCTTCAATAGAGATTTTGCCCATTCCGTAATTTACACTTTAGAATTAATAGACACCTATTTGAACAACTTGTTTAAAGACAATAATTTGAGTGAAGCTAGAACATTGCACAATCAATTTGGAAGACTTAAAAGTTCTATAGAATTTACAGATTATCATAATCTTACCAATAAGGAATTAGAAGACGTACTTAACAATACAAGAACAAAATTAATACAGTTTTCGACAGATTTTTCTAAATTATTTTTCTCTTAA
- a CDS encoding circularly permuted type 2 ATP-grasp protein: MVKLMPNLNPNGWDEMFSNEGVRESYRQVLQTLQSLNHEKLNDKHRQASDFFMNQGITFTVYSDDNQGIERIFPFDIIPRIITQQDWNEVESGIKQRLKALNLFLEDIYNEQLIIKEGIIPAALIASCPHYIQEVHGIKLPHDIHVHIAGIDLIRGAKGEFYVLEDNLRCPSGVSYMLENREITKRIFPEMLTSNHVSMVSNYPMIFHNILVSLSPRNIANPNVVLLTPGVYNSAYYEHTFLARQMGIPLVEGRDLVVNNNKVYMKTTSGLHQVDVIYRRLDDEYLDPLVFKPDSTLGVPGLISAYKHGNVALVNAVGNGVADDKAVYAYVPDMIKYYMNEEPILKNVPTYRMENLDEREMVFANMENMVIKETNQSGGYGMIMGNKATQEELDNAKIAIAGNPRNFIAQPIIQLSTVPCLIDGELKLRHVDLRPYALCGPNGVKIVPGGLTRVALTEGSLVVNSSQGGGSKDTWIVK, encoded by the coding sequence ATGGTGAAATTGATGCCTAATTTAAACCCAAATGGTTGGGACGAGATGTTTTCTAATGAGGGAGTTCGGGAATCTTACCGTCAAGTATTACAAACATTACAAAGTTTAAATCACGAAAAACTGAACGATAAACATCGGCAAGCTTCTGATTTCTTCATGAATCAAGGAATAACTTTTACCGTTTACAGTGATGACAATCAAGGAATTGAAAGAATATTCCCTTTTGATATTATTCCCAGAATCATTACCCAACAAGACTGGAACGAAGTAGAATCCGGAATAAAACAAAGGCTAAAAGCACTCAATTTATTTTTGGAAGACATCTATAACGAGCAGCTTATTATAAAAGAAGGAATAATTCCAGCTGCATTAATAGCCTCTTGTCCGCACTATATACAAGAAGTTCATGGAATTAAATTACCTCACGATATTCATGTGCATATTGCAGGAATAGATTTAATTCGGGGAGCAAAAGGAGAGTTTTATGTACTGGAAGACAATTTGCGTTGTCCTAGCGGAGTAAGTTACATGCTTGAAAACAGAGAAATAACCAAACGTATTTTTCCGGAAATGCTTACCTCCAATCATGTGAGTATGGTAAGTAATTATCCGATGATTTTTCATAATATTCTGGTTTCACTGTCTCCAAGAAATATCGCTAACCCAAACGTAGTCTTATTAACACCTGGAGTTTACAACTCGGCGTATTATGAACATACTTTTTTAGCCAGACAAATGGGAATTCCTTTGGTCGAAGGGAGAGATTTAGTAGTAAACAACAATAAAGTTTATATGAAAACTACTTCAGGGCTTCATCAGGTAGATGTAATTTACAGACGCTTGGATGACGAATATCTTGACCCTTTAGTTTTCAAACCAGATAGTACGCTGGGCGTTCCAGGACTTATTAGTGCTTACAAACATGGAAATGTAGCTTTAGTAAATGCGGTAGGAAACGGTGTCGCCGATGATAAAGCGGTATACGCTTATGTACCGGATATGATAAAATATTACATGAACGAAGAGCCAATCCTGAAAAATGTACCAACCTACAGAATGGAGAATCTAGATGAAAGAGAAATGGTTTTTGCTAATATGGAAAACATGGTTATCAAGGAAACCAACCAAAGTGGCGGCTATGGAATGATTATGGGAAATAAAGCAACCCAAGAAGAATTAGATAATGCAAAAATTGCCATTGCTGGTAATCCACGTAATTTCATTGCACAACCCATCATCCAACTCAGCACTGTGCCTTGCCTTATTGATGGAGAACTAAAACTACGTCATGTAGATTTAAGACCTTATGCTTTGTGTGGTCCCAATGGCGTAAAAATAGTTCCTGGTGGACTGACTCGTGTTGCCCTTACCGAAGGCTCATTAGTCGTTAATTCTTCTCAAGGGGGAGGAAGCAAAGATACTTGGATAGTAAAATAA
- a CDS encoding polysaccharide deacetylase family protein has translation MKNILFSVSLGLSLLISCNSKPTKIEKETTEVNTPVKKITPKKEMADLATILSKKEVPILCYHNIKELSANAGEMTKTYTVTPANFAQQMKALSDEGYHSILPDQLYEYLVHDAPLPANPIMITFDDTRGEQYSLGATEMKKYGFKGVFFVMTVSINRPNYLTKEQIKSLSDSGNTVAAHTWDHHMVTKYAGEDWETQLVKPKKKLEDIIGKPVTYFAYPFGLWNKEAIPQIKKSGYQMAFILSTKRDSIDPLYTIRRIIVAGQWSTPSVMKAIKSSFNK, from the coding sequence ATGAAAAATATCTTATTTTCAGTTTCTCTAGGTTTATCTTTATTGATTAGTTGTAACTCTAAACCAACTAAAATAGAAAAGGAGACAACTGAAGTTAATACGCCTGTTAAAAAAATTACTCCTAAAAAAGAAATGGCTGACTTAGCAACCATTCTTTCCAAAAAAGAAGTACCTATATTATGTTATCATAATATCAAGGAGCTTAGTGCCAATGCCGGTGAAATGACAAAAACCTATACCGTAACTCCAGCTAATTTTGCACAGCAAATGAAAGCGTTGTCTGACGAAGGATATCATAGCATTTTACCCGATCAATTGTATGAATATTTAGTTCATGATGCCCCATTACCAGCAAATCCTATCATGATTACATTTGATGATACACGAGGTGAGCAATATAGTTTAGGTGCAACCGAAATGAAAAAATACGGCTTCAAAGGAGTATTCTTTGTAATGACCGTTTCCATCAACCGTCCTAATTATTTGACAAAAGAGCAAATTAAAAGCTTATCTGACAGTGGAAATACAGTTGCTGCTCATACTTGGGATCATCATATGGTGACTAAATATGCAGGAGAAGACTGGGAAACTCAATTGGTAAAACCTAAAAAGAAACTGGAAGACATTATTGGCAAACCAGTGACTTATTTTGCATATCCTTTTGGTTTATGGAATAAGGAAGCTATTCCTCAAATAAAAAAGAGTGGCTATCAAATGGCTTTTATCTTATCAACCAAAAGAGATTCAATTGATCCGCTATATACAATAAGACGTATTATTGTGGCTGGTCAATGGTCAACTCCAAGTGTAATGAAAGCTATAAAATCTTCTTTTAATAAATAA
- a CDS encoding glucosidase has translation MLEIDPERARLKLRKDNKGWKKWGPYLTERQWGTVREDYSQNGDAWNNITHDMARSKAYRWGEEGIGGISDNKQHICFAFAFWNHKDHILKERFFGLTGNESNHGEDVKELYFYQDSTPTHSYQKMLYKYPQAAFPYEKLVHESKKRTRLQPEYELLDTGIFDKDAYFDISIEYAKADEQDILIKVTVENRSNVAAPLTVLPTLWFRNTWCWGYEKYSHKPILNGIGNSIIEVSHRLVGHFKLYAENAKEILFCDNETNFERLYNSPNLTQYTKDGINDYVVNKRKEAVNPNHIGTKASVKYDDIIPANGKKVYRMRFTNQTPSDAFADFDTIFEKRLLEADEFYASLQKGIEEEKLRSVQRQAYAGMLWTKQWYYYNVFEWIKGDPSMPKPDLNRKNGRNSSWKHLYTSNILSMPDKWEYPWFAAWDLAFHTLPLARLDPDFAKRQLSVILREYYMHPNGQIPAYEWSFSDVNPPVHAWATWKVYEIDKEMNGGKGDIVFLERIFHKLLLNFTWWVNLKDEGGNNIFGGGFLGMDNIGVFDRSAALPTGGHLEQADGTGWMAMYSLNMLRIACEISLENPVYQDMASKFFEHFLHIAGAMQAIGGDKLNLWDEDDQFYYDMLHKENGDAELLKVRSMVGLIPLFAVEVLNADLLEKLPDFKRRVEWVLNNRPDLASLISSWYHPGKGETRLLSILRGHRMKMIMKRMFDETEFLSDFGIRSLSKYHKEHPYKFNYEGGTVQVDYTPAEATGDMFGGNSNWRGPIWFPMNYLILDSLEKFSSYYGNDYEVEFPTNSGQMMNIKQAAEGVSKRLLSLFIPDENEKIPMYGEYEKFQKDPVFNKNHLFFEYFDGDTGKGLGANHQTGWTGLISEIIRQLYVK, from the coding sequence ATGTTAGAAATAGATCCAGAACGAGCGCGGTTAAAATTAAGGAAAGATAATAAAGGTTGGAAAAAGTGGGGCCCCTATTTAACAGAAAGACAATGGGGAACAGTTAGGGAAGATTACTCACAGAACGGTGACGCCTGGAATAATATTACCCACGATATGGCGCGATCAAAAGCATATCGATGGGGAGAAGAAGGTATTGGTGGGATTTCTGACAACAAACAACATATTTGTTTTGCATTTGCATTTTGGAATCACAAAGACCATATTTTAAAAGAACGATTTTTTGGTCTGACCGGAAATGAATCGAACCATGGTGAAGATGTTAAAGAATTATATTTCTATCAAGATTCTACGCCCACTCATTCGTATCAAAAAATGCTTTACAAGTATCCTCAAGCTGCTTTTCCTTATGAAAAACTAGTCCACGAAAGCAAAAAACGAACCCGTCTTCAACCAGAATATGAATTACTGGATACAGGTATCTTTGATAAAGATGCTTATTTTGATATTTCTATTGAATATGCAAAAGCCGATGAACAGGATATATTAATTAAAGTTACAGTAGAAAACAGATCAAATGTTGCTGCGCCTTTGACGGTTTTGCCAACTCTTTGGTTTAGGAATACATGGTGTTGGGGATATGAAAAATATAGTCATAAACCAATATTAAACGGTATTGGAAACTCTATTATTGAAGTAAGCCATCGTTTGGTTGGACATTTTAAATTATATGCTGAAAACGCAAAAGAAATTTTATTCTGCGACAATGAAACAAATTTTGAAAGACTATACAATTCTCCTAATCTCACACAATATACCAAAGATGGTATAAATGATTATGTTGTCAATAAACGAAAAGAAGCTGTAAATCCAAATCATATTGGTACAAAAGCTTCGGTAAAATATGACGATATAATTCCTGCCAATGGGAAAAAGGTTTATCGCATGCGGTTTACGAATCAAACTCCGAGTGATGCTTTTGCTGATTTTGATACTATTTTTGAAAAACGACTTCTTGAAGCCGATGAATTCTATGCTAGTCTTCAAAAAGGAATTGAAGAAGAAAAATTAAGGTCTGTGCAACGCCAGGCGTATGCAGGGATGCTTTGGACAAAACAATGGTATTATTATAATGTTTTTGAATGGATAAAAGGAGATCCATCCATGCCAAAACCTGATTTGAACAGAAAGAATGGCCGAAACAGTTCTTGGAAACATTTGTATACTTCGAATATCCTCTCGATGCCGGATAAATGGGAATATCCTTGGTTTGCCGCATGGGATTTAGCATTTCATACATTGCCTTTGGCTCGTCTTGATCCTGATTTTGCAAAAAGACAATTGTCAGTGATCTTGAGGGAATATTACATGCATCCAAATGGTCAAATTCCAGCCTACGAATGGTCATTTTCGGATGTAAATCCTCCAGTGCATGCTTGGGCAACTTGGAAGGTATATGAAATTGACAAGGAAATGAACGGAGGGAAAGGAGACATTGTTTTCTTGGAACGTATTTTCCATAAACTGTTGTTAAATTTCACTTGGTGGGTAAATTTGAAAGACGAAGGAGGAAATAATATTTTTGGGGGCGGATTCCTCGGAATGGATAATATTGGAGTTTTTGACCGTTCAGCAGCCTTGCCAACCGGCGGGCATTTAGAGCAAGCTGATGGAACAGGCTGGATGGCGATGTATAGCTTAAATATGTTGCGTATTGCCTGTGAAATCTCTCTTGAAAACCCTGTATATCAGGATATGGCTTCTAAATTCTTTGAGCACTTTTTGCATATTGCAGGTGCTATGCAGGCTATTGGAGGTGATAAGTTAAATCTTTGGGATGAAGATGACCAGTTTTATTATGACATGCTTCACAAAGAAAATGGTGATGCTGAACTTTTGAAAGTACGTTCGATGGTGGGATTAATTCCTTTATTTGCTGTTGAAGTTTTAAATGCTGATTTGTTAGAAAAACTACCGGATTTTAAACGTCGTGTCGAATGGGTATTGAATAACCGCCCGGATTTAGCAAGTTTAATCTCGAGTTGGTATCATCCAGGAAAAGGTGAAACCCGTTTGCTATCCATTCTTCGTGGGCATCGAATGAAAATGATCATGAAACGAATGTTTGATGAAACAGAGTTTTTATCCGATTTTGGAATTCGTTCGTTGTCCAAATATCATAAAGAGCATCCTTATAAATTTAATTATGAAGGAGGAACGGTGCAAGTAGATTATACACCAGCCGAGGCTACGGGGGATATGTTTGGCGGAAATTCAAACTGGAGAGGTCCTATTTGGTTTCCTATGAATTATTTAATTTTAGACTCTTTAGAAAAATTCTCGAGTTATTATGGCAACGACTATGAAGTTGAATTCCCTACTAACTCAGGGCAAATGATGAATATAAAACAAGCTGCTGAGGGAGTTTCTAAGCGATTATTATCTCTATTTATTCCGGATGAGAACGAGAAAATACCAATGTATGGCGAATACGAGAAGTTTCAAAAAGACCCCGTTTTCAATAAAAATCACTTATTTTTTGAATACTTTGATGGAGATACTGGGAAAGGATTAGGCGCCAATCACCAAACAGGATGGACTGGGCTGATTTCAGAAATTATTAGACAGTTGTATGTGAAATAA
- a CDS encoding IS3 family transposase (programmed frameshift) produces MERKVKYGYTFKLECVQEVLNEHQSCCSVSKQKGFSKSQLQKWVRLYNNYGGKGLLPSKNRIYSIDFKMKVLKSLSEEHLSLSKACLLFNIPSESTIVKWKKDFANFGIEGLKPKLKGRPISMSDYKRKKRKSDKPLTREEELLKENERLRCENGIAKKVTSLNSSQEKSQAIMELRHKFDLELLLDLTKMARSSFYYHQKQNKLPDKYKEIKELIKAIYQSHKGRYGYRRITDELQNRAMIINHKTVFRLMKLLGLKSLIRLKKYKSYKGEQGKIAPNVLKRNFKAVAPNQKWATDITEFNVSGQKLYLSPIIDLFNQEIISYELTERPVFNQVVIMLKKAFKKIPNNTNLTLHSDQGWQYQMKQYQYLLKEKGIVQSMSRKGNCLDNAIIENFFGILKSELFYLKKYTSLDQLKKEINEYIKYYNKDRIKSNLNKMSPIQYRAHYYQN; encoded by the exons ATGGAAAGAAAAGTTAAGTATGGTTACACATTTAAACTTGAATGTGTACAGGAGGTTTTAAACGAACATCAGTCTTGTTGTTCCGTTTCAAAGCAAAAGGGATTTTCGAAATCGCAACTACAAAAATGGGTTAGATTGTACAATAACTATGGAGGCAAAGGATTATTGCCATCTAAAAACAGGATCTATTCCATTGATTTTAAAATGAAAGTTTTAAAATCGTTATCAGAAGAACATCTATCTTTAAGTAAAGCATGTTTGTTGTTTAATATTCCATCAGAATCTACTATTGTAAAATGGAAGAAAGATTTTGCTAATTTTGGTATTGAAGGATTAAAACCAAAACTTAAAGGCAGACCAATATCTATGAGTGATTATAAGCGTAAAAAACGTAAATCAGACAAACCTTTAACAAGAGAGGAAGAACTCTTAAAAGAGAACGAAAGACTTCGTTGTGAGAATG GAATTGCTAAAAAAGTTACAAGCCTTAATTCAAGCCAGGAGAAATCCCAAGCCATAATGGAGTTAAGGCATAAATTTGATTTAGAATTACTTCTAGATTTAACAAAAATGGCACGTAGTAGTTTTTATTATCATCAAAAGCAGAATAAATTACCTGATAAATACAAAGAAATCAAAGAGTTAATTAAAGCCATTTATCAAAGCCATAAAGGGCGCTATGGTTACAGAAGAATAACCGATGAACTCCAAAATAGAGCAATGATTATCAATCATAAAACAGTTTTTAGATTAATGAAATTACTGGGATTAAAAAGTCTTATTAGATTAAAGAAATATAAATCATATAAAGGCGAACAAGGTAAAATTGCACCAAATGTTCTAAAAAGAAATTTCAAAGCAGTTGCACCAAATCAAAAATGGGCAACCGATATAACCGAGTTTAATGTCTCGGGTCAAAAATTGTATCTATCGCCTATTATTGATTTATTTAATCAAGAAATAATCAGTTACGAACTAACAGAACGCCCAGTGTTTAATCAAGTAGTTATAATGCTCAAAAAAGCATTTAAAAAAATACCTAATAACACTAATCTAACACTGCATTCAGATCAAGGCTGGCAATATCAAATGAAACAATATCAGTATTTGCTGAAAGAAAAAGGAATTGTACAAAGTATGTCAAGAAAAGGAAATTGTTTAGACAATGCTATAATTGAAAACTTCTTTGGAATATTAAAATCTGAACTGTTTTATCTTAAAAAATACACATCATTAGACCAATTAAAAAAGGAAATAAATGAATATATAAAATATTACAATAAAGATAGAATCAAGTCGAATTTAAACAAAATGAGCCCGATACAATATCGAGCTCATTATTATCAAAATTAA